The Hyphomicrobiales bacterium genome has a window encoding:
- a CDS encoding Uncharacterized ABC transporter ATP-binding protein HI_1051 translates to MFAPLFRWLESRIDVFAPFDEQETPPHGVWPFMWHHIKGVKGWMALIMITGLGFSGIEAAMYLMVGWFVDLLSTQSPETIFRDHGWVLAGAAFLLVVVRPLIYFANHAIVDQVVVPQITNQIRWRNHVYTLGHALGYFQNDFAGRLSARVIQAGQSIRGATIEVIDDLWYALVFATVAIGFFGKTSLWLALPVVTWLAAYVTLLIYFVPRAKQRSEANSFGRSSTTGRIVDAYTNILTVKLFARADAERSAVRDSLTRWNASFLNLSRLITGVSVILQTMNSLLVVATAWLALLLWSQGEMTPGAVAAAIGLVLRLVQMSGWLIHLVRGIFENIGSVQESMETIAKPHDLRDAPDARPLVVEQGAISFENIRFNYGRSVGLFEGLDLQIRPGERVGLVGPSGAGKSTLVNLLLRLYPLDSGRILIDGQDIAHVTQDSLRAQIGMVTQDNSLLHRSIGDNIAYGRMGASEAEIAAAARQAEAHDFILGLGDQDGRRGFDSRVGERGVKLSGGQRQRIAIARVLLKDAPILILDEATSALDSEVEAAIQQQLAALMQGKTVIAIAHRLSTIAALDRLIVLDQGRIVDTGSHEQLIARGGLYARLWARQSGGFLAAADPEKLAV, encoded by the coding sequence ATGTTTGCCCCGCTCTTCCGCTGGCTCGAAAGCCGGATCGACGTCTTCGCTCCCTTCGACGAGCAGGAGACGCCGCCGCACGGCGTCTGGCCCTTCATGTGGCACCACATCAAGGGCGTGAAGGGCTGGATGGCCCTGATCATGATCACCGGCCTCGGCTTCAGCGGCATCGAGGCTGCGATGTATCTGATGGTCGGCTGGTTCGTCGACCTGCTCTCGACGCAGTCACCCGAAACGATCTTCCGCGACCATGGCTGGGTGCTCGCCGGCGCCGCCTTCCTGCTCGTAGTGGTCAGGCCGCTGATCTATTTCGCCAACCACGCCATCGTCGATCAGGTCGTGGTGCCCCAGATCACCAATCAGATCCGCTGGCGCAACCATGTCTACACGCTTGGCCATGCGCTGGGTTACTTCCAGAACGACTTCGCGGGGCGCCTGTCCGCACGCGTCATCCAGGCCGGGCAGTCGATCCGCGGGGCTACGATCGAGGTCATCGACGACCTCTGGTACGCGCTCGTCTTCGCCACGGTGGCGATCGGCTTCTTCGGCAAGACGAGCCTGTGGCTGGCGCTGCCGGTCGTCACCTGGCTCGCGGCCTATGTCACGCTGCTCATCTATTTCGTGCCACGCGCCAAGCAGCGCTCGGAGGCGAACTCTTTCGGCCGTTCGAGCACGACCGGGCGCATCGTCGATGCCTACACCAACATCCTGACGGTGAAGCTGTTCGCGCGTGCCGATGCCGAGCGTTCCGCTGTCCGCGACTCGTTGACGCGCTGGAATGCCTCCTTCCTCAATCTCTCGCGGCTGATCACCGGCGTCAGTGTCATCCTGCAGACGATGAACAGCCTGCTCGTCGTGGCGACGGCCTGGCTCGCGCTGCTGCTCTGGAGCCAGGGCGAGATGACGCCGGGCGCGGTCGCCGCCGCGATCGGGCTCGTGCTCCGCCTGGTGCAGATGTCGGGCTGGCTGATCCATCTGGTGCGCGGCATCTTCGAGAATATCGGCTCGGTGCAGGAGAGCATGGAGACGATCGCCAAGCCGCATGATCTGCGCGATGCACCGGATGCGCGGCCGCTCGTCGTCGAGCAGGGCGCGATCAGCTTCGAGAACATCCGCTTCAACTATGGCCGGTCGGTCGGGCTGTTCGAGGGGCTGGATCTCCAGATCAGGCCGGGCGAGCGGGTCGGCCTCGTCGGGCCGTCGGGTGCCGGCAAGTCGACGCTGGTGAACCTTCTGCTGCGGCTCTATCCGCTCGACAGCGGGCGCATCCTGATCGACGGCCAGGACATCGCCCACGTCACGCAGGATAGCCTGAGGGCGCAGATCGGCATGGTAACGCAGGATAATTCGCTGCTGCACCGTTCGATCGGCGACAATATCGCCTATGGCCGCATGGGCGCGAGCGAGGCGGAGATCGCCGCTGCCGCGCGCCAGGCCGAGGCGCATGACTTCATCCTCGGGCTCGGCGACCAGGACGGTCGGCGGGGCTTCGATTCGCGCGTCGGCGAGCGCGGCGTGAAGCTTTCGGGCGGCCAGCGGCAGCGTATCGCGATCGCGCGCGTGCTGCTCAAGGACGCGCCGATCCTGATTCTCGACGAGGCCACATCGGCGCTGGATTCGGAGGTCGAGGCGGCGATCCAGCAGCAACTCGCGGCGCTCATGCAGGGCAAGACGGTGATCGCCATCGCGCATCGGCTGTCGACCATCGCCGCGCTCGACCGGCTGATCGTGCTCGATCAGGGCCGGATCGTCGATACCGGTAGCCATGAGCAGCTGATCGCACGAGGCGGGCTCTATGCCCGGCTCTGGGCGCGCCAGTCGGGCGGATTCCTCGCCGCCGCCGATCCGGAAAAGCTCGCCGTCTGA
- the petA gene encoding Ubiquinol-cytochrome c reductase iron-sulfur subunit, with the protein MAHATDTSTGTTRRDFLMLATGAAGAVGIGAVVIPLISQLAPDAQTVAAGAPIDLDLSPIAEGQAIKLFWRGKLIFVRNRTKKEVDEALAVDIATLRDPQTDQQRTKAGHERFLIVYGNCTHLGCVPLGNAPGEPKGDYDGWFCPCHGSHYDSSGRIRKGPAPLNLPVPPYAFTADTKIRIG; encoded by the coding sequence GTGGCGCACGCGACCGATACATCGACCGGAACAACCCGTCGCGATTTCCTGATGCTCGCGACCGGCGCCGCCGGCGCCGTCGGCATCGGTGCCGTCGTCATCCCTCTGATCAGCCAGCTCGCACCCGACGCGCAAACCGTCGCCGCCGGCGCGCCGATCGATCTCGATCTCTCGCCCATCGCCGAAGGCCAGGCGATCAAGCTGTTCTGGCGCGGCAAGCTGATCTTCGTGCGCAACCGCACCAAGAAGGAGGTCGACGAGGCTCTCGCCGTCGACATCGCGACGCTGCGCGATCCGCAGACCGACCAGCAGCGCACCAAGGCCGGCCACGAGCGCTTCCTGATCGTCTACGGCAACTGCACCCATCTCGGCTGCGTGCCGCTCGGCAACGCCCCGGGCGAGCCCAAGGGCGACTATGACGGCTGGTTCTGCCCGTGCCACGGCTCGCACTACGATTCCTCCGGCCGCATCCGCAAGGGGCCGGCTCCGCTCAACCTGCCGGTGCCGCCCTACGCCTTCACCGCGGACACCAAGATCCGGATCGGCTGA